AGCGACACAGCAATGGGTAAGAGTCCCTTTGACCTCTGGAAGGTCATCCTGTGTATTTTGTACGTGAACTTGGTTATCTTTAAAATCAGGGTCATGAAGGAAAGATGGCCCTTCCCACCACAACTGAGACGTACTTAGCGCATTCAAGTCTAAACCTCGCGATACTAGGTCAGCTGGGTTTTCTACACCACTAACATGACGCCATGGTATGTCATTAGTCAGCTCATGTATCTCGACAACCCTATTCTGGACAAAGGTCTTTAACAAGTTAGGAGCCATGCGCAGCCATCCTAAAACGATAGTGGAATCTGTCCAAAATATGATACTATCAAACCGACACCGTAACGACTCCCTTATTTTATGAAAGAGCTTAGCACCCAACAATGCACCGCACAACTCAAGTCGCGGAATAGTTACAGGCTTTAATGGCGTTACTTTACCTTTAGCGAATAATAACCTCACACATACATTGCCATCAGCTGTTATAGTGCGAATGTATGCGCACGCGCCGTAAGCTGTCTGTGACGCATCGGTAAATATATGAAGCTCGGTATGTATCGGATCGTCGCAGGTTACGTAACGCGGCACTCGCAAACTAGATAATACAGATAAGTTGCTTGCGAATCGATTCCAAATACATACAACATCTTCTGGTACCGGGTCGTCCCAACCTAGTTTCAGCAGCCATAACTTTTGCAACAGAACTTTCACAGTCATGATACTAGGACTTAGTAAACCTAGGGGATCATATATTTGTGATACACTAGACAAAATAATGCGCTTTGTAAGTTTTGTCCAGTCATGTTTAAATTGCATATTAAAGTGAAGTTCGTCAGATACATGCAGCCACCCGAGACCGAGTGTTTTACATTGCGCGTTTTCGCCCAACCCTAGATCCTTCGACGATacaagtagtaggtaagttgtaattagctaggtacctaacatttcaaaaaactcaaggtcggtaggtatcattcatgtaggtaataactcactatcactatactaaaacccaatattatgtagatattcaggcaataggtaggtacctaacctacaataaaaatttgattgtatttgtattaattcggtggtaggtaagtacctacctacccaattgtaggtaataacttgacaaattaattgtgcttacctggtgaggaagtgcttgagcgattttgaacgtcttgagtctgatatggttctggaactgcacttctctggagtctttttctatgaccagtctcatttcgtacatacttgatattgaaatggtcaatgcataaataccttgaccgcaaattttctgcaggcaagtgggcaatgttcatattacctacaagaaaagaatataattttcaataaaacataaatagcctatagatgttccactgctggatcgtctctaccctcaaataacaggaggtaatcgttttggtggtagcccggaccatataatttctgaagcaaagcttactcttactttttcggacaattaagtgacttagtccgcaatgtcataactaaacaaagattaatggttggatcatggtagtggttgcctggaagaaattgcttaaacaggcctcccatttgtactgtagtaggtatgttgcataaatttttgtatgttctaactgtttgtgatcattaaaaatatttgatttgtgatgaataatctcacaaagtaattttgataatatcagaaacagtacccggacctccagatcataagcctaatgttctaatcaataatacacagaggcagaatccactaaaacagcaacttttgacatgtcttattaagttcttgtaggtacctacctatacataatgtatgtatagattggtacctgctgaaaggtggtcaggcgtgagcgagaccaagatactaggtatacctcatttgggttcctggcttctgtacacagtcccgatgtgtgaaattggtataaaactgtaggtttggtagatagtaatttatcttaggtatctattaagacatttttaattaattgtttttctatccaacatacagattcgtaataaacattacagtcaaaacaaaaatacacatctattaagactgtataagaagaaataaattaatgttttatttttatttattttcaacttaaattaaaagtaaatgtgtaagtagatatctggggggtcaaaatggctatatcaaagcaattcatctaagaaagcaatattgctatttgacatttgtttgcatcgcacacttacttttatatgaacaaatgtgaaactgcaatattgcttacttagatgaattgcttcgatgtgggtattttaaccgccctccgccgccctggtctataaaatgttcaataaaacagtccaaaattcagaaataattatgtacttgattgactttttttaacttttgtcccttttattccacagttcacttggaaatataaatgcATCGCATacaatattggtatatagtaggtactttacaagtttttgactattccagtgctttagtagttatagcaattggttcagaatctggaggccctgagttcccagtaagaatatgttaaaaatcactaattaagattttcaagtttgattagtatatctatatgccatgctaaattacccaattgtacaaaagttaatttaataattccaaattgacattgagcacaatacctaattatattatgttcttcagacagaaaaaactgttctactgctctaaactgttgatctcagcttgattttaagtattacattaattatggtaaactaaatggtgacaaatgataaaccgattatcaaaataatagtctagcaaatagggggagtggcaataactttcccaccatgttaagtaggtatttctttttattttattccagtcttgattgtcattgattctttcaaattgtttgtttgataactttttgcagtttaatattaaaaataaataaaagtaaacatttaactacttaccgcaattctcaagccatacttttaggcggttgacgtcattccacggaaaacggaacattgacttctgttccgaagaatttgtacaattataataagaacaattgtgtgcaggcattttttataaccactgttcctgtgtcgctacgtgaaagcaggtttcatgaagccaaatcaaagtccgatttcaatccagggtcagtttgtaaatcacaatacacaaaacgtagaaggcgcgttcgactcgGAATTCAAAcgaacgaaaacaaacattttcaaacataggtaggtactaactaCTAATctacctacgttatttgaaagttgcgtttttttttgttctcaaatttagttCTCAAATAATGATATCTATAGgtggttatattattattaaaatttgattttgtatctcccataatttatgggaattacaactaaacatttaataaattcaataaaaatgtattttgcaaataaacacaaacttttaaaaacgtaatattttattatctgtggcaaagctagatcgatgttgcaataattaacgatagatggcgcaactttaagcgagcttcttacacacaattatagatggcgttgataaAAACGAGACcgttcaacccctcaacaagctccatactcgacgtagttccgacgtaaatccgctagagtaaccactaaatttaaaaatataaaaatctccattaaatgccaatatctttgattaacttttggttggagtataacttttaaattataaaacataattttagtgcctatttatcgattattggcttttaaagaaactttaattacaaatcggtactattagcgtcatctattgaaatttttttgaacaatgtttcctaatgttcgcgatgagaacccatgcACATACCAACTAAACAAGCACACACACTTGCTGACCCTACTTTTTTCATACCTAGTTCAATTGACTTGCTTATTGGAGCTGAGCTTTTCTACTCAATACTACTGACAGGACGTATAAAACTTGGTTCATGCTTACCTTTCTTAATTGAAACTACCCTAGGATGGGTTGTATCAGGTTCTTACATTCCTGATTCTAGTGAGCTTACTTCTGACTGCACTACACCTGTTAGCATGCATTTATCATCTACTCCCACAGATGGCATACTCCAATCTTTCTGGGAACAGGAGGAAGTACTGCCTACACAAAAGTTAATCTCTCCTGAAGACAAATACTGTGAGGAGTTGTACACCTCAACCACTACACAGGATGATACTGGTAGATATACTGTGGATTTGCCTTTACAGGCAGACAAAGTGAATGAATTAGGTAATTCATTTAATACCGCTTATCACTGCCTACTTAAACTGGAATCAAGGCTTACTAAGGACCCTGACCTCTATACTCAATATAAGTCATTTATCAATGAATTTATTGAGCTTGGCCATGCGCACCACATCCACAGCTTCTCCCCTACTGACTCACATGCATATTATGTACCTCACTTACCAGTACTTAAGCCAGATAGTGCATCTACAAAGATGCGTACTGTTTTCAATGCAAGTGCTAAATCTTCCAGTGGCTTATCACTTAATGATGTGCTTTATGAAGGTCCTAACATTTATAATGACATTTTTGATATCATATTAAGATTCAGACTATACAAATATGCTTTTTCTTGTGATATTGTTAAAATGTTTAGAAATATCAGAATTAATCCACAACATACACCTTTACAAAGAATTTTATGGCGAAATTCAAAGTCTGAACAATTACAATGTTTAGAGTTAGATACTGTCACCTACGGTGTCAAAAGTGCACCTTACCTTGCTTGTCGCACTATGCTAGATTTAGCTGACAGACACACTGTCACTCACCCATATGCATCAGACTGTATAAAGTCTAGTTCATACATGGACGACTACCTATGTGGCGCTCAATCAATAGAGCAATGTATACAATTATGTACTGAGCTTACTGACTTATTAGGGACAGCAGGTTTTCAGCTTCATAAGTGGTCTACTAACCACCCTCACATTTATACACACATATTGAGCTTAGATCCCTCAAGTCAAAATAACACTCTACTAGATGAAAACAACACTTACAGTTTTACTCTTCACGAATCGGTCAAAACTCTCGGCTTACAGTGGCTACCTACACAAGATACACTTAATATTTGTATACCTAACTTCACAGAGAATACCCCCTGTACTAAAAGAAATATCTTATCTCAAATTGCCCAAATATTTGATCCTCTGGGTTTGCTAGCCCCTACTACTATTTTAGCTAAAACACTCATGCAGAACATTTGGAAGAATAACATTGATTGGGACTCTGTTATACCTAATGATTTATTAGAAACTTGGCTAAAGTTAATGAGCCAACTTCATGCTTTAAAGTCCATTCACATTCCCAGGTTTTATTTTTCTGATGTTCCTACACAAATTATTCTAATAGGATTCAGTGATGCTTCCCATAAAGCCTATGGTGCTTGCTTATACTTAAGGGCAACATATCCTAATAAACAACCTACTTGCACTCTAGTAACTGCTAAGTCCAAAGTAGCTCCTATCAAAAAACAACAGTCTATCCCTAGATTAGAACTGTGTGGAGCTCTACTTTTAGCTAAATTACTGACTAAATTCAAGGAAgctactaataataaaattactatacataatttgtatttatttacagaCTCATCCATCGTTCTAAGTTGGATCAAATCACCTTTCAAACACAAACATGATATTTATGTCACTCACCGTGTCATGCATATTATTGACACTACTAGCAGTGAGGACTGGTACTATGTGAACACTAAACAGAATCCAGCTGACTTAATCACTCGAGGAGTCATGCCTAATGCACTACTATCATGCTCTCTATGGTGGCAAGGCCCCCTGTGGCTAGAACAGGACATATCTTTATGGCCTATCTCTATTCCAATGGATAGTGATATAACACAGAATAATGATGATATTATCAGCGAATTTCCCCGTCAGTGTACCGGTGGACGGTGACGTCAGTGACCAGTCTGCATAAATACGATTCCCCTCTACGCTGCCGCCTCTTTCGCTTACTCGACTTCGTACCGAACGGACGTGTTGCGCCGCGCGTTATTTGTCTTACTTATTTCTCTTTATATATCGAATTGTTTTGCTAGTAGTTTCGTATTGTTCgttagttatttttgttttcgtatttttaaattaattaattgttattaaaattctttTGTTAGTAACtgaaacctattttttttaatattttccactCTGAATTCCTAAAATCGGAAGTGGGATCTATTAAACCTTCACGCTCACATCTTTTCGGCTAATTGCTAATTTCTAAAtttctgttttataaaattcaaatttttatTCGTAAACACGATGGGTAGGCGAAGTCGTCCTCGCGATAGATCTCGTTCGGATGGCAGGCGAATACGTGAGGAGCGATCGCGCGATAGACGCTCACGTGGAAGACCATCTCGTAGCATATCACGCGATCGAAATAAGAGCCGTAGTCGTCGCGTTCGTAATACTCGTTCACGAACTACAACTCCTTCAATGTCGCGGCTGTATCGACGATCTATAGATACCATAGTGACACGGCTCAATGCTTTAGAAAATAGGTCGGTCGTAGATAATACGCCTGCTCCCCCACCTGCTGTAACCATGGATGGTACTGCTGAAAAAATTGTGGAGGCTATACATTCGCTGAAAACCGATAACTCGCGTTCGTATTACGTTTCTAATTTCGACCCCAGCATCCATGATGTGGATGTATGGTTTGGTGAAGTTGACAGGGCCAAACTTAATAATAGATGGGATGATTACGAATGCGTATCGAGAATCAGAAATTGTTTGAAGGGTGATGCCAGGGTTTGGCTTGACATGTGGGTGGTTAATGACCGTTCTTGGACCAATTTCAAAAATGATTTCAAGCCATTATGTGCCAGGCGAGTTGATATGGCAAGTATTTTATACGAAGTCATGTCAACAGATTCGGATCATTATCAGACGTATGCAGAATATGCGCGTCGTTCGTTGCTCCGATTACGCATAGTAAAGGGTTTGAGTGACGAACTGATATCGTCTATAATGATCCGTGGCATTAGGGACCCTCATGTTAAGGCTTCGGCTGTAAACGCGAATTTACTACCAAATGATTTGGTAAATTATTTGGCTACTTTTATTAAATTACCCTCGAAAGATAGACAAAATTCTCGTCCCGTTGGTTACGGTAACCCATtaaattttaacaataaaccgaataacaatttaaaacgcCCATTTGCAAAGCCACACGTCCCTGTCAAATGTTATATATGCGGAGAAACCGGTCATAAACAAGTGGAATGTACGAAAAAACGTAAAATTGATCAATCTCGCGCGGGTCCCTCGACAGAAGTAAACAAATCTTCGAGTGCTCCAAAATCGAGTTCTAATGTGGTATGCGCTTACTGTAAGAAGGACGGGCATCATATAATTTCGCAAAACAACGGTCGGACGCCAACAAGCAaacaaatgtaaatttttgttcCACCGTCAATCCACATCAATCCAAAGATATTGTGGTAGGAATAGTACAGGGCATACCGGTTGACATATTGATTGATAGTGGGGCTATAAACGCATCACTTATTTCGTCATTTGTAGTTAAACATCTCTCGTGTGCTCACAAATTTACATATCGCGAAATAAAAGGAGTTAGTGCCTCACCTATCACTATCACGTCGTATATTACCGTGACTATCGAACTGGAGGACATTTCTATCGAGGCGGACCTCTTAATAGTGCCCGATGAATACATGAACGCACCACTCATTATAGGGACGGATGTTTTGAATAGAGAGGGTATAAAATTTGTCAGGACTAGGGATTCGCAGCGTTTGATTTACGAATATAATCCGGCTACTGTATCTGCCGTCAAACCAATCTCGATTGATGGAATAAACACATCTTTGACTGGTGAGTACTATCAACGTCTTACATCTACTCTGGAGCAATTTTCGGATTTTATGATTTCTGGCACCGCTGCAACGACAGTTACTACCGGACAAATGCATATTACCTTGAATAGCCAAACTCCCGTTTGTTATAGGCCCTATAGGATGTCGCTTAACGAGAAGTTAAAGGTTCGTGAGATAGTTCAAGACCTGAAATCCAAAGGTATCGTGCGGGATTCTGAATCCCCATATTCGAGTCCCGTCCTCCTTGTTAAAAAGAAGGATGGATCGGACCGAATGTGTGTCGATTTCCGAGCGCTTAATAGCATTACCGTAAAAGACAGGTACCCGTTGCCAATAATTGATGACCATATTGACCGGTTAGGTAAAAGTAAATTGTTTACATCTCTCGACATGGCAACGGGCTTCCATCAAATAAGCTTAGACGATGAATCAATTCCCTTAACTGGCTTTGTTACACCAGAAGGCCATTATGAATATGTGAAAATGCCATATGGTTTAGCTAATGCGCCTATCGTCTATCAACGGATAATTAGTAATACTCTCCGAGAGTTTATCGATGCCGGTAAAGTAGTGGTTTACATTGATGATTGCTTGATTCTTCATTCCTCAGTAGAAGAGGGTTTGCAAACTTTAAAAGAAGTACTTGCTACCCTCACAAAAGCCGGATTTTCTATAAATTTACGTAAGTGCACATTTCTGTGTGAGGAAATCGAATATTTAGGAAGGATTATTTCGAATGGAAACGTCCGCCCAGCCGCAGCTAAGATTCAAGCGTTAGTTAACTCCCCGGTGCCAAGTAACGTGAAACAAACCCGCCAATTTTTGGGCTTAGCGGGATATTTCCGTAAATACATTCCTGGGTATTCCACAAAAACAGCGTGTATTGCTCGATTAACCCGAAAGGATGCTAACTTTGTTTGGGGCCCCGATCAGGAGCGAGTGCGTCAAGAGGTCATTAAGTTCCTTACTAGTGAGCCTATTCTCGCTATTTTCAATCCTGAATTACCCACGGA
The Pectinophora gossypiella unplaced genomic scaffold, ilPecGoss1.1 Pgos_61, whole genome shotgun sequence genome window above contains:
- the LOC126381551 gene encoding uncharacterized protein LOC126381551 yields the protein MQFKHDWTKLTKRIILSSVSQIYDPLGLLSPSIMTVKVLLQKLWLLKLGWDDPVPEDVVCIWNRFASNLSVLSSLRVPRYVTCDDPIHTELHIFTDASQTAYGACAYIRTITADGNVCVRLLFAKGKVTPLKPVTIPRLELCGALLGAKLFHKDLQPLSPAHFLVGRPLTSSLSANLEETPVHRLTRYQRIEQIKQNFWRRWSKEYVSELQTRMKWRTQTQDLKEGTLVIIKDDNSPPLKWQLGRVTSNIPGRDGIARVACIQTTTGVIKRAYAKICPLPLTTADTS